A section of the Methanocaldococcus sp. FS406-22 genome encodes:
- the mdhB gene encoding L-2-hydroxycarboxylate dehydrogenase codes for MKVTIIGASGRVGSATALLLAKEPFMKDLVLIGREHSINKLEGLKEDIYDALAGTRSDANIYVGNDENLKIIDESDVVIITSGVPRKEGMSRMDLAKTNAKIVGKYAKKIAEICDTKIFVITNPVDVMTYKALVDSKFERNQVFGLGTHLDSLRFKVAIAKFFGVHIDEVRTRIIGEHGDSMVPLLSATSIGGIPIQKFEKFKELPIDEIIEDVKTKGEQIIRLKGGSEFGPAAAILNVVRCIVNNEKRLLTLSAYVDGEFDGIRDVCIGVPVKIGRDGIEEVVSIELDKDEIIAFKKSAEIIKKYCEEVKNL; via the coding sequence ATGAAAGTTACAATTATAGGAGCTTCTGGTAGAGTGGGGAGTGCAACAGCTTTATTATTAGCTAAAGAACCTTTTATGAAGGATTTAGTGTTAATTGGAAGAGAACACTCAATAAATAAATTAGAGGGGTTGAAGGAAGATATTTATGACGCCTTAGCTGGAACAAGGAGTGATGCAAACATATATGTTGGAAATGATGAAAATTTAAAGATTATTGATGAAAGTGATGTTGTCATAATAACAAGCGGAGTTCCAAGAAAAGAAGGAATGAGTAGGATGGATTTAGCAAAAACAAATGCAAAAATTGTTGGGAAGTATGCTAAAAAAATAGCTGAGATATGTGATACAAAGATATTTGTTATAACAAATCCAGTAGATGTAATGACCTATAAAGCTTTAGTGGATTCAAAATTTGAAAGAAATCAGGTTTTTGGATTAGGAACACACTTAGATTCTTTGAGGTTTAAGGTTGCTATTGCCAAGTTCTTTGGAGTTCATATTGATGAGGTTAGGACGAGGATTATTGGAGAACATGGAGACAGCATGGTTCCATTGTTAAGTGCTACTTCCATTGGAGGAATTCCAATTCAAAAATTTGAAAAATTTAAGGAATTGCCAATAGATGAAATTATAGAAGATGTTAAAACTAAAGGAGAGCAGATTATTAGATTAAAAGGTGGTTCTGAATTTGGCCCTGCAGCGGCTATTTTAAATGTCGTTAGATGCATTGTAAATAATGAGAAGAGACTGCTAACTCTATCTGCTTATGTGGATGGAGAGTTTGATGGAATTAGAGATGTTTGTATAGGAGTTCCAGTAAAGATTGGGAGAGATGGGATAGAGGAAGTTGTATCAATTGAGTTAGATAAGGATGAGATAATTGCCTTTAAAAAATCAGCTGAAATCATTAAAAAATACTGTGAGGAAGTTAAAAATCTATAA
- a CDS encoding DUF2120 family protein codes for MWKVNIGKLMHALNAFKGSKPLFETDEMLMVKGVCRDEEFEKYDDIKNYLTEKLKKEGFEIIEDVEEIDKFVSRINEILNENPLYPDTFGFERMKESFEMIGCECDYIIAKKRNIMVGVCMYFDKKMKNPKFIEVVGVLFNNLS; via the coding sequence ATGTGGAAGGTTAATATAGGAAAATTGATGCACGCTTTAAATGCTTTTAAGGGTTCTAAGCCATTGTTTGAAACTGATGAAATGTTGATGGTTAAAGGAGTTTGTAGGGATGAAGAATTTGAGAAATATGATGATATTAAAAATTATTTAACTGAAAAATTGAAAAAAGAAGGTTTTGAGATTATAGAGGATGTCGAGGAAATAGATAAATTTGTCAGTAGAATAAACGAGATTTTAAATGAAAATCCTCTCTACCCTGACACTTTTGGTTTTGAAAGGATGAAAGAGAGTTTTGAAATGATTGGATGTGAGTGCGACTATATTATAGCCAAAAAAAGAAACATAATGGTAGGAGTTTGTATGTATTTTGATAAAAAAATGAAAAATCCAAAATTTATTGAAGTTGTTGGTGTTTTATTTAATAATCTTTCCTAA
- the nadC gene encoding carboxylating nicotinate-nucleotide diphosphorylase → MLKDYALKILKKSLEYDVGFGDITTNSIIPKGVKAKGVIKAKEPCIVCGIDFIVAFFEEYGIKCKKLFNDGEEAYGNILEFEGEARTILMVERTALNLLMHLSGIATMTNRVVKKAKSVNKNVRIACTRKTLPLLSPLQKYAVYVGGGDTHRFRLDDSVLIKDNHIAIVGVREAIKKAKESVSFTKKIEIEVSNLEELKEALEERADIIMLDNFKLEDIEKALKIIDEFERKTNFRPIIEVSGGIKEDNILEYAKYNVDVISMGALTHSVKSVDMSLDITFSAK, encoded by the coding sequence ATGCTCAAAGATTATGCTCTCAAAATATTAAAAAAATCATTAGAGTATGATGTAGGATTTGGAGATATTACAACAAACTCTATAATCCCTAAAGGAGTAAAAGCTAAAGGAGTTATTAAAGCTAAAGAGCCATGTATAGTTTGCGGTATTGATTTTATTGTTGCATTTTTTGAAGAATATGGTATAAAATGTAAAAAGTTATTTAATGATGGGGAAGAAGCTTATGGAAACATATTGGAGTTTGAAGGAGAGGCGAGAACTATCTTAATGGTCGAAAGAACTGCTTTAAACCTACTTATGCACCTCTCTGGGATAGCCACTATGACAAATAGAGTTGTTAAAAAAGCTAAATCAGTAAATAAAAATGTTAGAATTGCCTGCACAAGAAAAACTCTTCCCCTATTATCTCCGTTACAAAAATATGCCGTATATGTTGGTGGAGGAGATACACATAGATTTAGGTTAGACGATAGCGTTTTAATCAAAGACAACCACATAGCGATAGTTGGTGTAAGGGAAGCTATAAAAAAAGCTAAGGAGAGTGTTAGCTTTACAAAAAAGATTGAGATTGAGGTTAGCAATTTAGAGGAGTTGAAAGAAGCTTTAGAAGAGAGAGCTGATATAATAATGCTGGACAACTTCAAACTAGAAGATATAGAGAAAGCTTTAAAGATAATTGATGAATTTGAAAGAAAAACCAATTTTAGGCCAATAATTGAAGTTAGTGGTGGAATAAAAGAGGATAATATTTTAGAATACGCAAAATATAATGTTGATGTTATATCTATGGGTGCTTTAACACATTCAGTGAAAAGTGTCGATATGAGTTTGGACATAACATTTTCAGCTAAGTAG
- a CDS encoding Rpp14/Pop5 family protein: MLKTLPPTLREKKRYIAFKILYDEELKEGEIVNLIRKAVLEYYGFWGTSKANPWLVYYDFPYGILRCQRENVDYVKASLILVKEFKEKPINIICLGVSGTIRKAKIKFLGIKKPKRWFVVRREKLKAKKTK, translated from the coding sequence ATGCTCAAAACACTGCCTCCAACTCTAAGAGAGAAAAAGAGATATATTGCCTTTAAAATATTATATGATGAAGAGTTAAAAGAGGGAGAGATTGTTAATTTAATTAGAAAAGCTGTTTTAGAATATTATGGCTTTTGGGGGACATCCAAGGCAAATCCATGGCTTGTATATTATGACTTCCCTTACGGAATTTTGAGATGTCAGAGAGAAAATGTTGATTATGTAAAAGCCTCTTTAATATTGGTTAAGGAATTTAAAGAAAAGCCAATAAATATTATCTGTTTAGGGGTTTCTGGAACAATAAGAAAGGCAAAAATCAAATTTTTAGGAATAAAGAAACCAAAAAGATGGTTTGTAGTTAGGAGAGAAAAGTTGAAGGCTAAAAAAACAAAATAG
- the selB gene encoding selenocysteine-specific translation elongation factor: MEMKNVNVGLFGHIDHGKTQLAKQLTEIASTSALDKPKESQKRGITIDLGFSSFILGEYRITLVDAPGHSELIRTAIGAGNIIDAALLVVDAKEGPKTQTGEHLLVLDLLNIPTIVVINKIDIASDEEIKRTEGFMKQILNSTMNLKNSKIIKISAKTGEGIEELKKELKNLLDSLDIKRGINSYLKMPIDHAFKIKGVGTVVTGTIHKGKVEVGDTLRILPINHEVKVKSIQCFKQDVNIAYAGDRVGISLIGVEPESLFRGCILTSEDTKLKVVDKFIAKVKILELFKYNLAPKMKVHINIGLLTVPATIIPYKIERINDREEPIVLEEIKGGDSCYCIFKLEEKVVVDEKDKVLIMRLDLPPTTLRICGFGEVVDFGDVEIKKIVVKEGKVVKKKDKIYIEGLASSKTAGEKLIGEKVYVPDKNIWGIIKGTFGTKGALIAEFDGEVSGGEKVVLKRVRKWG; encoded by the coding sequence ATGGAGATGAAAAATGTAAATGTTGGATTGTTTGGACATATCGACCATGGAAAAACACAATTAGCAAAACAGCTAACAGAAATAGCTTCAACTTCAGCCTTAGATAAACCAAAAGAATCCCAAAAGAGGGGAATAACTATTGATTTAGGATTTTCCTCTTTTATTTTAGGGGAGTATAGAATTACTTTAGTTGATGCCCCTGGGCATTCTGAGTTGATAAGAACAGCTATCGGAGCTGGAAATATTATAGATGCTGCCTTATTAGTTGTGGATGCTAAAGAAGGGCCAAAAACACAGACGGGAGAGCATCTATTAGTTTTAGATTTATTAAATATTCCCACAATTGTTGTTATAAATAAGATAGATATTGCAAGTGATGAGGAGATTAAAAGAACTGAGGGATTTATGAAGCAAATATTGAACTCAACAATGAATTTAAAGAACTCTAAGATTATTAAAATCTCAGCAAAAACTGGGGAAGGGATAGAGGAATTAAAAAAGGAGCTTAAAAATTTATTGGACAGCTTAGACATTAAAAGAGGGATAAATAGCTATCTAAAAATGCCTATTGACCATGCATTTAAAATAAAAGGGGTTGGGACTGTTGTAACGGGAACAATCCATAAAGGGAAGGTAGAGGTTGGAGATACTTTGAGAATTTTGCCTATAAATCATGAAGTTAAGGTTAAAAGCATACAGTGCTTTAAACAGGATGTTAATATTGCCTATGCAGGAGATAGAGTGGGAATATCTTTAATTGGAGTAGAGCCAGAGAGTTTGTTTAGAGGTTGTATATTAACTTCAGAAGATACAAAATTAAAGGTTGTAGATAAGTTTATAGCAAAGGTAAAGATTCTTGAGTTGTTTAAATACAACTTAGCTCCAAAGATGAAGGTTCATATAAATATAGGGCTTTTAACAGTTCCAGCCACGATAATTCCATATAAAATAGAGAGGATTAATGATAGAGAAGAACCAATAGTATTGGAAGAAATTAAAGGAGGAGATTCTTGTTACTGTATCTTTAAGTTAGAGGAGAAGGTTGTTGTTGATGAAAAAGATAAAGTTTTGATAATGAGGTTGGATTTGCCACCAACAACTTTGAGGATTTGTGGCTTTGGAGAAGTTGTTGATTTTGGAGATGTAGAGATTAAAAAGATTGTCGTAAAAGAGGGGAAGGTTGTTAAAAAGAAAGACAAAATCTATATTGAAGGGTTGGCATCTTCTAAAACAGCTGGAGAAAAACTTATTGGAGAAAAAGTTTATGTCCCTGATAAGAACATATGGGGCATTATAAAGGGAACATTTGGGACTAAAGGGGCTTTAATTGCTGAGTTTGATGGAGAGGTTAGTGGAGGAGAAAAAGTTGTATTAAAAAGAGTAAGGAAATGGGGATAA
- the hjc gene encoding Holliday junction resolvase Hjc — MRHKYRKGSSFERELKKLLEKEGFAVIRSAGSKGVDLIAGKKGEILIFECKTSSKTKFYINKEDIEKLISFSETFGGKPYLAVKFNGEMLFINPYLLSTNGKNYVIDEKIKAVAVDFYEVIGRGRQLKIDNLIQF, encoded by the coding sequence ATGAGGCATAAATATAGAAAAGGGAGCTCTTTTGAAAGAGAATTAAAAAAACTTTTGGAGAAAGAGGGATTTGCTGTAATCAGAAGTGCTGGAAGTAAAGGAGTTGATTTAATAGCTGGGAAAAAAGGAGAAATTTTAATATTTGAGTGTAAAACTTCCTCAAAAACTAAATTTTATATAAATAAGGAAGATATTGAAAAACTTATAAGCTTTTCTGAAACATTTGGAGGAAAACCTTATTTGGCAGTAAAGTTTAATGGAGAAATGTTGTTTATAAACCCCTATCTCTTATCAACCAATGGCAAAAACTATGTTATCGATGAAAAGATAAAAGCTGTAGCTGTTGATTTTTATGAAGTTATTGGTAGAGGAAGACAGTTAAAGATAGACAACTTAATCCAATTTTAG
- a CDS encoding methanogenesis marker 6 protein, with product MKKTKVIVLAENALTTPGKLVRYLNTLNQPIIVKETCFGAYIEGEEDLVDELAQEIRNYERNRIFCKDRGYPIWDKRRCRAFRGGGPREGFHQLEAEQSVLDKIGLALDKIDREGVKPMEEILAKENELIKKETKIPVEEFKNIIERVLGGRNEA from the coding sequence ATGAAAAAGACGAAGGTTATTGTCTTAGCTGAAAATGCCCTAACAACTCCAGGTAAATTGGTAAGATATTTAAATACATTAAATCAGCCAATTATTGTAAAGGAGACATGTTTTGGTGCATACATTGAAGGAGAGGAAGATCTAGTAGATGAATTAGCCCAAGAGATTAGAAACTATGAAAGAAATAGAATATTTTGTAAGGATAGGGGTTATCCAATATGGGACAAAAGGAGGTGTAGGGCATTTAGAGGAGGAGGGCCGAGGGAAGGTTTTCATCAGTTAGAGGCTGAGCAGTCAGTGTTGGATAAAATTGGTTTAGCTTTGGATAAAATTGACAGAGAGGGAGTAAAACCAATGGAGGAAATCTTAGCAAAAGAAAATGAGTTAATAAAGAAAGAAACCAAAATACCTGTAGAGGAGTTTAAAAATATTATTGAGAGGGTGTTAGGGGGCAGAAATGAGGCATAA
- the leuC gene encoding isopropylmalate/citramalate isomerase large subunit: MGMTIVEKILAKASGKKEVSPGDIVMANIDVAMVHDITGPLTVNTLKEYGIEKVWDPEKIVILFDHQVPADSIKAAENHILMRKFVKEQGIKYFYDIREGVCHQVLPEKGHIAPGEVVVGADSHTCTHGAFGAFATGIGSTDMAHVFATGKLWFKVPETIYFNITGDLQPYVTSKDVILTIIGEVGVDGATYKACQFGGETVKKMSIASRMTMTNMAIEMGGKTGIIEPDEKTIQYVKEAMKKHGTERPFEVIKGDEDAEFAEVYEIEADKIEPVFACPHNVDNVKQAREVAGKPIDQVFIGSCTNGRVEDLRMAIEIIEKHGGIADNVRVVVTPASREEYLKALKEGIIEKFLKYGCVVTNPSCSACMGSLYGVLGPGEVCVSTSNRNFRGRQGSLEAEIYLASPITAAACAVKGELVDPRDL; this comes from the coding sequence ATGGGAATGACAATTGTAGAAAAGATATTAGCTAAGGCATCTGGAAAAAAGGAGGTTAGCCCTGGCGATATAGTGATGGCAAACATAGATGTAGCAATGGTTCATGATATTACCGGACCTCTAACTGTCAATACATTAAAAGAGTATGGAATTGAGAAAGTTTGGGATCCAGAGAAAATTGTTATCCTATTCGACCACCAAGTTCCAGCTGACAGCATAAAAGCAGCTGAAAACCACATATTAATGAGGAAGTTTGTAAAAGAGCAAGGTATAAAGTATTTCTACGATATTAGAGAGGGAGTTTGTCATCAAGTATTGCCAGAGAAGGGACATATAGCTCCTGGAGAGGTTGTTGTTGGTGCTGACAGCCATACATGCACACATGGAGCTTTTGGAGCTTTTGCTACCGGTATAGGCTCAACAGACATGGCTCACGTATTTGCAACTGGAAAACTATGGTTTAAAGTTCCAGAAACAATTTATTTCAACATCACTGGAGATTTACAACCTTACGTTACCTCAAAGGATGTTATCTTAACAATTATAGGAGAAGTTGGTGTTGATGGAGCTACTTACAAAGCCTGCCAGTTTGGTGGAGAAACAGTTAAAAAGATGTCTATAGCTTCAAGAATGACCATGACAAACATGGCTATTGAGATGGGTGGAAAAACTGGAATTATCGAGCCAGATGAAAAAACTATCCAATATGTAAAAGAGGCCATGAAGAAACATGGAACTGAGAGGCCATTTGAAGTTATAAAAGGAGATGAAGATGCTGAATTTGCAGAGGTTTATGAGATTGAAGCAGATAAGATAGAGCCTGTATTTGCATGCCCACACAATGTAGATAATGTTAAACAGGCGAGAGAAGTGGCTGGAAAACCAATAGATCAAGTATTTATAGGCAGTTGTACAAACGGGAGAGTAGAAGATTTAAGAATGGCCATTGAGATTATTGAGAAACATGGAGGAATAGCAGATAATGTTAGGGTTGTTGTAACTCCAGCTTCAAGGGAAGAGTATTTGAAAGCCCTAAAAGAAGGAATAATTGAGAAATTCTTGAAGTATGGATGTGTAGTTACAAATCCTTCATGCTCTGCCTGTATGGGTTCATTATATGGAGTTCTCGGCCCTGGAGAGGTTTGTGTTTCAACATCAAACAGAAACTTCAGAGGAAGGCAGGGTTCATTGGAGGCAGAGATTTATCTTGCTTCACCAATAACTGCTGCTGCATGTGCTGTTAAGGGAGAGCTTGTAGACCCAAGGGACTTATAA
- a CDS encoding Rossmann-like domain-containing protein yields the protein MIIEEIKERALNLLNEKEDDFKVVDFSFALPYSYVVVESNGKKALGVAMTLLEEYRGHGNKKDLKIGRDVEDFINMVDSFDIVERTLGLAAINAVSQYYFNFEANGRDAAELVLNKEDIKKIAFVGNMVPVVNMLKKSGSFDIYVFERSPSLLMDGVLSDSFEYRLLPEMDAVFISGTTLLNDTLDFVLERAKNAKLKILVGPTAQSLPDLFKGFGITHIASTKIVDVDKALLYLKFASSSMLFKGASRKYTIEIE from the coding sequence ATGATAATAGAGGAGATAAAAGAGAGAGCTTTAAATCTATTAAATGAAAAAGAAGACGATTTTAAAGTTGTTGATTTCTCATTTGCTTTGCCTTACAGCTATGTGGTAGTTGAAAGCAACGGCAAAAAAGCCCTAGGAGTAGCAATGACATTATTGGAGGAGTATAGGGGGCATGGGAATAAAAAGGATTTAAAAATAGGTAGAGATGTTGAGGACTTTATTAATATGGTAGACAGCTTTGATATTGTTGAAAGAACTCTTGGATTAGCGGCAATAAATGCAGTATCTCAATACTATTTTAATTTTGAGGCAAATGGTAGAGATGCAGCTGAGTTGGTGTTAAATAAAGAAGATATTAAAAAAATAGCCTTTGTTGGAAATATGGTGCCAGTTGTGAATATGCTTAAAAAATCTGGTAGCTTTGATATCTATGTGTTTGAGAGAAGCCCCTCACTATTGATGGATGGAGTCTTAAGTGATAGTTTTGAATATAGGCTATTACCAGAGATGGATGCCGTCTTTATCAGTGGAACTACCCTATTAAATGATACCTTAGATTTTGTTTTAGAGAGAGCTAAAAATGCCAAACTAAAAATTTTAGTCGGCCCTACAGCTCAATCTCTGCCAGATTTATTCAAAGGATTTGGAATAACTCATATTGCATCAACAAAGATTGTAGATGTTGATAAAGCCCTTTTGTATTTAAAATTTGCATCCTCATCAATGTTATTTAAAGGAGCTTCAAGAAAATACACAATAGAGATAGAATAA
- a CDS encoding DUF2119 domain-containing protein, whose amino-acid sequence MEIFEFKGNGIKKLFIGGLHGNEGKFTEIVLKDFVNLLKEDNYTGNILVIPKLVENSRYISTLSEKYYETDEGKALINIIENYNPNIYFELHAYKKENYKKLTSNNRQKVPPLIDIGNNVLIASISPILRNKFGREDFCMTIEIPSWKVYDVKDEILKILKIGAKYSTRNEIIKKLKEFYPEHIKRAEFLSKKYNLTLF is encoded by the coding sequence ATGGAAATCTTTGAATTTAAAGGTAATGGAATAAAAAAGCTATTTATTGGAGGATTGCATGGAAATGAGGGAAAATTTACAGAAATAGTGCTTAAAGATTTTGTAAATCTATTAAAGGAAGATAATTACACTGGAAATATATTAGTTATACCAAAGTTGGTTGAGAATAGCAGATACATCTCTACACTGTCAGAAAAGTATTATGAAACTGATGAAGGAAAAGCTCTAATTAATATCATTGAAAATTACAATCCAAACATCTATTTTGAACTCCATGCCTACAAAAAAGAGAATTATAAAAAATTAACAAGCAACAATAGGCAGAAAGTCCCTCCACTCATAGATATTGGGAATAATGTTTTGATAGCATCAATATCTCCAATTTTAAGGAATAAATTTGGCAGAGAAGATTTTTGCATGACTATCGAGATTCCAAGTTGGAAGGTTTATGATGTTAAAGATGAGATTCTAAAAATCTTAAAAATTGGGGCAAAGTATTCAACAAGAAATGAAATCATTAAAAAATTAAAAGAGTTTTATCCAGAACATATAAAGAGAGCTGAGTTTCTTTCAAAGAAATACAACCTAACACTTTTTTGA
- a CDS encoding class I SAM-dependent methyltransferase, translating into MLKLTEKYIKEEGLEGKIIPILGDVHNLPFKDNFAELIISRGSMFFWKDKIKAFKEIYRVLKPDGMAYIGGGFGNKELREKIFAEMRRRNPNWDNEVKSRMKNHNKELLEDILNRAGIPNYKIIDDDSGLWILIKKCENYGNL; encoded by the coding sequence ATGCTCAAACTTACTGAGAAATATATTAAGGAAGAGGGCTTAGAAGGTAAAATCATTCCAATTCTTGGAGACGTGCATAACTTACCATTTAAAGATAACTTTGCTGAATTGATTATAAGCAGAGGTTCAATGTTCTTTTGGAAGGATAAAATAAAAGCTTTTAAAGAGATTTACAGAGTTCTAAAGCCAGATGGGATGGCTTATATTGGAGGAGGTTTTGGAAATAAAGAGTTGAGAGAGAAGATATTTGCAGAGATGAGAAGGAGAAATCCAAATTGGGATAATGAAGTAAAATCAAGGATGAAAAATCATAATAAGGAACTATTAGAAGACATATTAAACAGAGCTGGCATTCCGAATTATAAGATAATAGATGATGATTCTGGGTTGTGGATTTTAATCAAAAAGTGTGAAAATTATGGAAATCTTTGA
- a CDS encoding class I SAM-dependent methyltransferase — protein sequence MKRLLKYKIDIKDTWDKIKAERKGKPKITYDKEFFKKLSIDSSNIIKRNNYGYGKKAVEILKENLEGFSNFTVLEIGTGAGTLTIPLAKEVKKVIAIEKSEMNIRLLKENLRENGIENVEIINADWNSIDIDDKFDLVVCSHFLWMVDDLEKHLEKMESLSKRYCSIIQPCGRDSIVKKIYEKILNKPYMGEFEPDADYFAYVILREWGRIVNVRYFDYTIERNLEEEIRYVASFIGRFKEVDEEVIKKIESYLKELSDNEKFITKNKAVILWWEVE from the coding sequence ATGAAGAGACTACTAAAATATAAGATAGATATAAAAGACACCTGGGATAAGATAAAAGCTGAAAGAAAAGGAAAGCCAAAAATAACCTATGACAAAGAGTTTTTTAAGAAGTTGTCAATAGATTCCTCAAATATTATAAAAAGAAATAACTATGGGTATGGAAAAAAGGCTGTTGAGATTTTAAAAGAAAATTTAGAAGGATTTAGCAATTTTACTGTTTTAGAGATTGGAACTGGAGCTGGAACATTAACGATTCCATTAGCAAAGGAGGTTAAAAAAGTTATTGCTATTGAAAAATCAGAGATGAATATAAGGCTTTTAAAAGAGAATTTAAGAGAAAATGGCATAGAGAATGTAGAAATCATTAATGCAGATTGGAATAGCATAGATATTGATGATAAATTTGATTTGGTTGTTTGCTCTCACTTTCTTTGGATGGTTGATGACTTAGAAAAGCATTTAGAGAAGATGGAAAGCTTATCAAAAAGATACTGCTCAATAATTCAACCATGTGGAAGAGACAGCATTGTAAAGAAAATCTATGAAAAAATCCTAAATAAACCATATATGGGAGAGTTTGAGCCAGATGCAGATTACTTTGCCTATGTTATCTTAAGAGAATGGGGAAGGATAGTGAATGTTAGATATTTCGATTACACAATTGAAAGGAACTTAGAGGAAGAGATAAGATATGTAGCAAGCTTTATTGGAAGGTTTAAAGAGGTAGATGAAGAGGTTATAAAGAAGATAGAAAGCTATTTAAAAGAACTATCAGACAATGAAAAGTTTATAACAAAAAATAAGGCTGTTATTTTATGGTGGGAGGTTGAATAA
- a CDS encoding substrate-binding domain-containing protein, whose translation MNKLKILILGLISSIIAICGCVEEGKSIHVWTGKGIKEPLIAVSKDFSEKENVEINFSFVGYYQMAKLVNKTNADVVIAPKEYELFNVSTIEILEKKGLIKDCKPFIKRIPVIVVRKGSDISSLSDLNGKRIAVVNQSKYHHPGGCLGIEIIKREKINATLIFTSSKNLIKVVKEGKADATIVWLDTIKKDDAIKIIPIKGYELQLYIAVINDNDAVRKYVDYLLSHKGEFEKYGWR comes from the coding sequence ATGAACAAATTAAAAATTCTTATACTTGGATTAATTTCATCTATAATAGCAATCTGTGGTTGTGTTGAAGAAGGTAAATCTATCCATGTATGGACTGGAAAAGGTATTAAAGAACCTTTAATTGCTGTATCCAAAGACTTCTCTGAGAAAGAGAATGTCGAAATTAACTTCTCCTTTGTAGGCTATTATCAGATGGCAAAGCTTGTGAATAAAACCAATGCAGACGTTGTTATAGCTCCAAAAGAGTATGAGCTATTCAATGTCAGCACAATAGAGATTCTTGAGAAAAAAGGACTAATAAAGGACTGCAAGCCATTTATTAAAAGGATTCCAGTGATTGTTGTCAGAAAAGGTAGTGACATTAGCTCATTGAGTGATTTAAACGGTAAAAGAATAGCTGTAGTAAATCAAAGTAAATATCATCATCCAGGAGGATGTTTAGGTATAGAAATTATCAAAAGGGAGAAAATAAATGCAACTCTAATCTTCACATCTTCAAAGAATTTGATAAAGGTGGTTAAAGAAGGAAAGGCAGATGCTACAATTGTTTGGCTTGATACTATTAAGAAAGATGATGCTATAAAAATAATTCCAATCAAAGGATATGAGTTACAGCTATACATCGCTGTAATAAACGATAACGATGCTGTGAGGAAGTATGTTGATTATCTATTGTCTCATAAAGGAGAATTTGAAAAATACGGATGGAGGTGA